A region from the Canis lupus baileyi chromosome 27, mCanLup2.hap1, whole genome shotgun sequence genome encodes:
- the ESS2 gene encoding splicing factor ESS-2 homolog, protein METPGASTPALLLPPSSGPRRKRAAGEARAAASKQRVLDEEEYIEGLQTVIQRDFFPDVEKLQAQKEYLEAEENGDLERMRQIAIKFGSALGKMSREPPPPYVTPATFETPDVHTGTGVVGNKPRGRGRGLEDGDGEAGEEEEKEPLPSLDVFLSRYTSEDNASFQEIMEVAKEKSRARHTWLYQAEEEFEKRQKDNLALPSAEHQAIESSQAGVETWKYKAKNSLMYYPEGVPDEEQLFKKPRQVVHKNTRFLRDPFSQALSRSQLQQAAALNAQHKQGKVGPDGKELIPQDSPRVGGFGFVATPSPAPGVNESPLMTWGEVENTPLRVEGSETPYVDRTPGPAFKILEPGRRERLGLKMANEAAAKNRAKKQEALRRVTENLASLTPKGLSPAMSPALQRLVSRTASKYTDRALRASYTPSPARSTHLKTPAGGPQTPTSTPAPGSAARTPLSQDPASITDNLLQLPARRKASDFF, encoded by the exons ATGGAGACGCCTGGAGCGTCAACCCCGGCGCTATTGCTTCCTCCCTCGTCCGGGCCCCGGAGGAAGCGGGCAGCAGGGGAGGCCCGGGCTGCGGCGAGCAAGCAACGGGTCCTGGACGAAGAAGAGTACATCGAG GGTCTCCAGACAGTCATCCAAAGGGACTTCTTTCCTGACGTGGAGAAGTTGCAGGCTCAGAAGGAGTACCTGGAGGCTGAGGAGAATGGAGACCTGGAACGGATGCGGCAGATCGCCATCAAGTTTGGCTCTGCCCTGGGCAAGATGTCCCGGGAGCCCCCACCACCCT atGTGACTCCAGCCACATTTGAAACCCCTGATGTGCACACAGGCACCGGAGTGGTGGGCAACAAGCCTCGGGGCCGAGGCAGGGGCCTGGAGGATGGCGATG GAgaggctggagaggaggaggagaaggagcctCTGCCCAGCCTGGATGTCTTCCTGAGCCGGTACACAAGTGAGGACAACGCCTCCTTCCAGGAGATCATGGAGGTGGCGAAGGAGAAGAGCCGGGCACGCCACACGTGGCTCTACCAGGCCGAGGAGGAGTTTGAGAAG aggcagaaagataATCTTGCACTTCCGTCGGCAGAGCACCAAGCCATCGAGAGCAGCCAGGCTGGCGTGGAGACCTGGAAGTACAAGGCCAAAAACTCCCTCATGTACTACCCAGAGG GCGTCCCAGATGAGGAACAGCTGTTTAAGAAGCCGAGGCAGGTGGTGCATAAGAATACTCGCTTCCTCAGGGATCCCTTCAGCCAGGCCCTGAGCAGATCCCAGCTGCAGCAGGCTGCCGCTCTCAACGCCCAG CACAAACAGGGCAAGGTGGGCCCTGATGGCAAGGAGCTAATCCCCCAGGACTCCCCACGAGTAGGCGGATTTGGATTTGTTGCAacaccctctcctgcccctg GTGTGAATGAGTCACCGCTGATGACCTGGGGAGAAGTTGAAAACACTCCCTTGAGAGTTGAAGGATCTGAAACCCCCTACGTGGACAGGACGCCAGGACCAGCCTTCAAG ATCTTGGAGCCTGGCCGCAGGGAACGGCTGGGGCTGAAGATGGCCAACGAGGCTGCCGCCAAGAACCGGGCCAAGAAGCAGGAGGCCTTGAGAAGAGTGACGGAGAACTTGGCCAG CCTCACCCCCAAAGGCCTGAGCCCAGCCATGTCCCCAGCCCTGCAGCGCCTCGTGAGCAGGACGGCCAGCAAGTACACAGACCGGGCCCTGCGGGCCAGCTACACCCCATCTCCAGCACGTTCAACCCACCTCAAGACCCCAGCCGGTGGGCCTCAGACCCCCACGAGCACACCAGCTCCTGGCTCTGCGGCGCGCACCCCCCTCAGCCAGGACCCCGCCTCCATCACGGACAACCTGCTGCAGCTCCCTGCCCGGCGCAAAGCCTCAGACTTCTTCTAG
- the TSSK2 gene encoding testis-specific serine/threonine-protein kinase 2, with protein sequence MDDAAVLRKKGYIVGINLGKGSYAKVKSAYSERLKFNVAVKIIDRKKTPTDFVERFLPREMDILATVNHRSIIKTYEIFETSDGRIYIVMELGVQGDLLEFIKCRGALHEDVARKMFRQLSSAVKYCHDLDVVHRDLKCENLLLDKDFNIKLSDFGFSKRCLRDGSGRIILSKTFCGSAAYAAPEVLQGIPYQPKVYDIWSLGVILYIMVCGSMPYDDSDIKKMLRIQKEHRVDFPRSKNLTGECKDLIYRMLQPDVNRRLHIDEILSHSWLQPPKPKAMSSASFKREGEGKYRTECKLDTRPGSRPEHRPDHKLGAKTQHRLLVVPENEDRMEDRLAETSKAKDHHVTGAEVGKAST encoded by the coding sequence ATGGATGATGCCGCGGTCCTAAGGAAGAAGGGTTACATCGTGGGCATCAATCTTGGCAAGGGCTCGTACGCAAAAGTCAAATCTGCCTACTCTGAGCGCCTCAAGTTCAACGTGGCGGTCAAGATCATTGACCGAAAGAAGACGCCCACTGACTTCGTGGAGAGATTCCTTCCTCGGGAGATGGACATCCTGGCAACTGTCAACCACCGCTCCATCATCAAGACCTATGAGATCTTTGAGACCTCTGATGGGCGCATCTACATCGTCATGGAGCTCGGGGTCCAGGGCGACCTGCTCGAGTTCATCAAGTGTCGGGGGGCGCTGCACGAGGATGTGGCGCGTAAGATGTTCCGCCAGCTGTCCTCGGCCGTCAAGTACTGCCACGACCTGGACGTCGTCCACCGAGATCTCAAGTGCGAGAACCTCCTCCTTGACAAGGACTTCAACATCAAGCTGTCCGACTTCGGCTTCTCCAAGCGCTGCCTGCGGGACGGCAGCGGCCGCATCATCCTCAGCAAGACCTTCTGCGGGTCGGCGGCGTACGCGGCCCCCGAGGTGCTGCAGGGCATCCCCTACCAGCCCAAGGTGTATGACATCTGGAGCCTGGGCGTGATCCTCTACATCATGGTCTGTGGCTCCATGCCCTACGACGACTCCGACATCAAGAAGATGCTGCGCATCCAGAAGGAGCACCGCGTGGACTTCCCCCGCTCCAAGAACCTGACGGGCGAGTGCAAGGACCTCATCTACCGCATGCTACAGCCCGACGTCAACCGGCGGCTGCACATCGACGAGATCCTCAGCCACTCATGGCTACAGCCCCCCAAGCCCAAAGCCATGTCTTCTGCCTCCTTCAAGAGGGAGGGTGAGGGCAAGTATCGGACGGAGTGCAAACTGGACACCCGGCCAGGCTCGCGGCCCGAGCACCGGCCCGACCACAAGCTGGGAGCCAAAACCCAGCACCGGCTGTTGGTGGTGCCCGAGAACGAGGACAGGATGGAGGACAGGCTGGCCGAGACCTCCAAGGCCAAAGATCATCACGTCACCGGAGCCGAGGTGGGGAAAGCGAGCACCTAG
- the TSSK1B gene encoding testis-specific serine/threonine-protein kinase 1 → MDDAAVLKQRGYIMGINLGEGSYAKVKSAYSERLKFNVAVKIIDRKKAPKDFLEKFLPREIEILAMLNHRSIVKTYEIFETSDGKVYIVMELGVQGDLLEFIKTRGALHEDDARRKFHQLSSAIKYCHDLDIVHRDLKCENLLLDKDFNIKLSDFGFSKRCLRDDSGRLTLSKTFCGSAAYAAPEVLQGIPYQPKVYDIWSLGVILYIMVCGSMPYDDSNIKKMLRIQKEHRVNFPLSKHLTGECKDLIYRMLQPDVNRRLHIDEILSHCWVQPKTRGLSSAAINKEGECSRGAEPSWTPETPDRKSATKVEPREEARPETEPETKPEEEEMLPVQGSRQSDTTGLNGEPLSKETEEEALPKPSETHTS, encoded by the coding sequence ATGGATGACGCTGCCGTCCTCAAGCAACGAGGCTACATCATGGGGATAAATTTGGGAGAGGGCTCGTATGCAAAAGTCAAATCCGCTTACTCTGAGCGCCTGAAGTTCAACGTGGCGGTCAAGATCATCGACCGCAAGAAAGCCCCCAAGGACTTCTTGGAGAAATTTCTTCCCCGGGAAATTGAGATTCTGGCCATGCTAAACCACCGCTCCATTGTCAAGACCTATGAGATCTTCGAGACATCAGATGGCAAGGTCTACATCGTCATGGAGCTCGGGGTCCAGGGCGACCTGCTCGAGTTCATCAAAACCCGGGGAGCCCTGCACGAGGATGATGCTCGCAGGAAGTTCCATCAGCTGTCCTCGGCCATCAAGTACTGCCATGACCTGGACATCGTCCACCGAGATCTCAAGTGCGAGAACCTCCTCCTTGACAAGGACTTCAACATCAAGCTGTCCGACTTCGGCTTCTCCAAGCGCTGCCTGCGAGATGACAGCGGCCGACTGACTCTGAGCAAGACCTTCTGCGGGTCGGCGGCGTACGCGGCCCCCGAGGTGCTGCAGGGCATCCCCTACCAGCCCAAGGTGTATGACATCTGGAGCCTGGGTGTGATCCTCTACATCATGGTCTGTGGCTCCATGCCCTACGACGACTCCAATATCAAGAAGATGCTGCGCATCCAGAAGGAGCACCGCGTCAACTTCCCCCTCTCCAAGCACCTGACGGGCGAGTGCAAGGACCTCATCTACCGCATGCTACAGCCCGACGTCAACCGGCGGCTGCACATCGACGAGATCCTCAGCCACTGCTGGGTGCAGCCCAAGACACGGGGCCTGTCCTCTGCAGCCATCAACAAGGAGGGGGAGTGCTCCCGGGGTGCTGAGCCCTCGTGGACCCCTGAGACCCCCGACAGAAAGTCTGCCACTAAGGTGGAGCCCCGAGAGGAGGCACGGCCCGAGACAGAGCCCGAGACAAAACCCGAGGAGGAGGAGATGTTGCCAGTGCAGGGGTCGAGGCAGTCGGACACCACAGGCCTTAATGGAGAGCCGCTGAgcaaggagacagaggaagaggcccTCCCAAAGCCTTCGGAGACACACACCTCATGA